AAACTAGAGGAGTAAGAAAAAAGTGTAGTTGCTAGAAGTAGTGCTGAAGCGGATGATTTAACGAAGAAAGTGATGTATCCAATGACGTTATATTGTGATAATAAAGTTGGTATTTACCGTTTTGCATAATCCGGCTCTACATGATAAACCCAAGCACATTAAAATTGACAAGCACTTCGTAAAGGAGAAACTTGAGTAAGGAGCCATTTGTACTCCATTTGTTCCAACTACGTTGCGCAGGTTATCCTAACCAAGGGTGGCTTCCAAGACTACTATTTAAAGATCAAGTTAGCGAGTCAGGGATGATAGATATGTTCGCACCAACTTGAGGAGGATTGTTTATAATTTTATCCctactaaaataaaatttgtctAGATATagatttgatttaatttgagttatgatatgattaaattATGTCTTCTTTGTCTGTTTAAATGTATGCATTAGACTGAATAATAATGAAATAAGAGTGAGAAAACTTCTGTCTTTTATCTCTTGTTCGATAAATtctataatatatatgtataatatatTTAGACAATCCATCTGTGTGCTTTATATTAGTAGAACCCAGAAAGATGCAAACTGTAAatatacttttaaaataatatatagtaAGCTATACTatttaacaaattttatatcattcttcttatttatttatatatcagCGTAAAAAAAATACGAGCATATCATACAATGTTTGACAATAAGAAAGTCCTTTAAGAAGAATGTGTTGACcaattaatttgattttttaataaaaacaataaaacttgAACTActttgtttattttttgttactaatgtaataattaaaaattaaagatgtcaaaatatagtatatatataattgtctAACGGGTTATATGGGTGCAACCAGTTAAACTTCGGGAATAAGTCAGATGTCCTACAATGTTTGACAATGAGAAAGTACTTCAAGAAGAATGTGCTGACCAAttaatttgattgagttgattttttaataaaaaataaaacttgaactactttatttatttttgttacaaatgtaataattaaaaattaaatatgtcaAAATATAGTGTATATATAATTGTCTAACAGTTTATATGGATACAACCCGTTAAACTTCATGTATAGGTCGGGTCAGGTAAGAGTTTAAGTTTCAACAGGGGGTCGGATCTTGACGACTCGAACCCTTACAATCCATAGATAAGAGGTGCTATGGTTCACCAGAATCACAAAGACGCGTGTTTAACAACTCTAAGAAAGTTTTAAAATCAAAGTTCGCCAAAAACAAATAAGCAATTACCTGATGCGGAATAAAAAAGAACAAAAGTACTAAAATTAATGGGGAAACACAAGGCTCCCAGTAACAAAAATGAAAGCTGACTAAAAATGAGGAAAATTATGATAGTATCTTGACAATTGCTTAGTGAAGCAAGAACCTCAATTTATTCATACCTCGACCGGTTGTCCATAAACAAGACAAGAATCGTGAAACCTTGACCCAATTGCCTATAATAAGGTAAGAACGAAGGTATGAAAACAAACCTCAACCCATGGTTGATGAAAGTAGGAACCTCGGTACTAAAGGATGAATGGCATAAAGAATGATTCTTGATAAGTTTCTAGGGTGAAATATGATTCATTCTAGTACTTGGGTGTACTGAACCCTAGCACCCCTGCCCCCTCGATTTCAGTAAAGGTCTATGGCAAGATTTTCCCAGCAATCATTGTATCGCATGTCATGCTTAATCCTTGAATCGTTTTGACCgtatttagaatatgattttgcATGTGCTATTCACAAAGATTCAATCTACTGCCACTCAAATGGAGGCAAAATATATTCGGATGGTGAAAACTGGACTGGTTAACCTACCTACTATGGCACGAACGGGTAAAGAATCAACAGATGCAGTTTTAAAAGAGACGACACACAAAATAACACACAAGTAATTCTCGAGGTAttgtgttgaattttatttatcgCACGAATTTTGAAAGCAACAGTTTAACCCAGGACGCTAAACCAAAAAGTTTTTTTGATTTCCAATGCTTAATAGTTAAGGTTTTGGGGGAACCCCAACAGCATCCATCATATGGTGCAAACTAGCGAAGGACTACATCGGTGGGTCCATTAAATTGGCTCAAAAATTGATACAAGCATCATATAATAAAATGAAAAGTAGAAAGTAATAAGAAATAAATGAAAGAGGGAAAGAGCATTTAGCACCTCGgtgaaaatatataaaaaaaaaaaaaaaacataacccCTTCTGTGAAATTAAGGATCTTTTAAACCCTATGCTTTTAAAAATCGGGCATAAAATACCCTTCAAACGGGAAAATAGTAcctgaatttttttaaacattGGTTTGTAAAAGACTTTAATTCAATGTAGAGAGTTTTATGTTTTTCTAATATTTTCAGGGGTGATAATTGCAATTTACCCAAGAAAGAGCAAAAGTATTAAAGATAGTTGGTCACCTTTCCATCTAACACAGAGATTGCAGATTCCGCTTCCTCCTTTGTGGAAAATGAAACAAACCCGTATCCAGCTGATCTTCCTGAAGGATTATCAAACACAACTCTAACCGACAAGGGATTGCAGCTGGTGGAAATGAATTCTCGTAGACTGTTGGATCTCACTTTCCATGCAAGATTTGAAACATAAAGTTTATGGACTGTCTCTCTAGATGGACGTGCAGAAGGGGTTGGAGAAGGTCTCTTGAATCTCTTAGCAAACTGCACTCGAATGATCCTACTGGATACTTCCTGcccataaaattattttaaatagtgTGATCAGACGTTCAAGAGGAGATAGGGAGTGAGAAGAAATATTGTTTTTCTTATTTGTAGGAGTCATGAACTCTCTGAAATTTCAGTAATAAGTACGAATGAAATGTGTCGACTTTCAATTGGGTAAAcagttaaaaattaataaaaacaaGAATGATTCAGGTTAATGGGaactttgaaatttgaaatttgaaattcgAGATACCATTAACGTGACTGATATTAAAAATACTCATTAACAGAACTAACTAGTTCAACAAATAACACAACATGCTACATAACATATGAATTAATGGTTTTATacagtttaaaattttatacaGTTTAAAATTCAGAGCCCGTGTTCATCAAAAGGAGGGCATTGCTCCCCGTTCGGGCACAACAATTAACACTTAATAATGGTTCAACATAACTAAAAGGCCATGTACAAACTACAAACAGTATTTTGTCAACATTAGTGCTTTTCAATTTTAGACCGTAACTGATGGTTTAAGAATTGCATTAATATGaaagaaaataattcaatatgacATATTCCTAAGTATAAAAATCCTGGACAAACAAAAATGGTTCACCAAAGGTCCAAAATGATAGAATTATGAGTTACAGAGGCAAATTATATCCCGGTGAAAATTTTATTTGCTTTTTAAGGGTGACTAAAGAATCACATATTGAACTCCTTTAGCACTTTGAATTAGGAACTTTCTTCTAGCTTAAAATTTTTTAAGCCTCACAAATTTCTCCTAGTTTTGTTATTGGTTGATATGTGAAAAATGaaatcttaaacataaaattcatggTTTACGCCAAAAGGAGAGGTTGTAAAGGAGTATTCTAAAGATAATAGCACGTGAACAATGATAAAGTTCTTCCTGCTTCTCgcttatataataatatattaaagtAATTGTATAAGCAAATTATTTCTCTGACTCTATGACAAAGTACAAAGATGGGTACAGTCCCTATAACGCCTTGTTATCTTTCTAGCTGTTGAACAAAAGTTTTGCATCTACGCATTATCAGATGAATAATAAATCAAGAAGCAGGACCTGCTGATAACCTGAGTCCTAATGCTTCATTCTAAAAGTAAAAAGGAAACAAAGAAACAAGGATGGGGCTAAGTAGAATCCTACTCAATGATGAATTTTATTCCGCGTTCAATTAAAATCCACCATACACAACCAAGGAGTAAGGTCAAAGGTGTGACAAATGAAGCCATGATCAAAGAGTGTTCTAGTGGACCAAGGTAGAGGAATAAGAAGAAAGAAGAGGACCATTAGGACACCTGAGGCAAGGAAGATAATTGTTTCACTTCTGCAAAAGGTTGGTCAAAGAACTATTCAAAATAGAAATACCCGTTCTAGGATATATTGAAAGGAACCAATACCATAAAAGGATGGATATTTTTTATCAATGTCCCAAAAAATGAATGCTTTCCCACTATAGGAAGTAAGTTTCCAAAACTACAAAACTTATTAGGCATCAAATGCTCAATGATAACCTAACATGTGTTATAAGAGAAAGAATAGAGGTTAATTCTGATAGGTGGCTACTATATATATTTGGACTTCAGATTCTTTTTGTGACAACACAATCTAATTCTTGTCCTGCATACGTAGCAGCCACAATCAACAAGCTTTCTTGTGCCTACACTCTCCTAAGTCTCAACAATTTTTATGATCTAGAGATAAGACAAATTGCACCGGCTTCAATTGATGGAGAAAGGGATAAAAAATTCCCTGGTAGGAATAATATTGTTCGCCTTCACACCATGAGGAATATCTTCAATTGTGATTTATTTCTTCTAAATTAAAAATGAGAAATTTATATAACGAGATGCCATAATCTGTTATGTAAATAGGATCGAGCTATGGGACAGTTGAGGGGACGGTCATTTCGATCAGTGGTGATCCCTTGTGAGGTGTTTTTCGACCTTGCTTCCCTATGATTCTCGATGGAAGTGATGGGCTCTTTAGGAGAGCCCGACAACATCTACCCAGCAATCTCTTGCAGAAGAGCACGTATATAATAGAGGGTACGCcgaatttatatcagtattgataATCAAAAGAAATTAGTAGGTTGTTGAATATTGAAGTGGTTAATGTCAACAAATTATAACATTTCAATTATGTATCCAAACAATATATCATGATGCATACATAGCCTATAAAAGATAACCAAATAATAGAATCGAGCTAGAAGAACGCTTCGGTAATTTTAAGTTCCAAAAATGAACGTACATAAGAGTCGAATTTCTCGATTGCAGCTTGTGCCTCATCCCCAGAAGACATTGTCACAAATGCAAATCCTCTGTTCTTTCCATCTTTCTGCTTTATAATCTATACTCTCATACAAGAAATTAAAAACCCATGAGCCAAAAATACACCGGGCAGGCCCTGAAAATTCATATACAGTAAAACTCATAACCATATCTTACCTCAACGTCCGCAACAGAACCACATTCACCAAACAAATTCTTTATATCAACAACGGAGAAAGACCAGGGCAAATTCAGCACAAACAGCTTTCTTCTGCTATCGGATTTTTCAACCTTTTCTTCGATAGTCTCGCTTTCTACAGAGGACTGTAATCTAAAGCCATTTCTTTTGGCGGGAAGAAGATGGAGGTTATGGAGAGGGAACTTTAGGGAAACTGTGGGAACAAAAGGGGTTGCGTGGAATCTTACAGAAGATAGGGATTCCCAATGTGGAAGTAATTTCGGAGAAGTTGAAGGGTACGAGGAGACGACGGAGAATGGCGACTCCATTGCCGGCATAGCCATAGCTCGGAGGAATTGAGGCGTCGAAGAAATGCCCATAATTTTTTTCCACTTATCCACAAAAAAAAATCTACATgtatatatttcaaatatatacAAACTTGACTATGttttaccaaattttttttagtagTTTTTGAGGTTATTGATTTTGAGCGTATGTATTATTTTTAACTCAAACTAAAGAAAAGTAAACATTTAAATTTcagaataataataaatataaaatttttatttgaaacttTTTTACCGAGATTCcaaagaaacataaattcataaaaatcactCATAAATGACTTAAACGTCATTTTTCGGCTAAGAAGACTGAAATACTACAACatgaattttttatttcttggttactcgaACATTGTGTTTATCATTTCCTGGTTTATCTTTT
This region of Primulina eburnea isolate SZY01 chromosome 14, ASM2296580v1, whole genome shotgun sequence genomic DNA includes:
- the LOC140811947 gene encoding 28 kDa ribonucleoprotein, chloroplastic-like, coding for MGISSTPQFLRAMAMPAMESPFSVVSSYPSTSPKLLPHWESLSSVRFHATPFVPTVSLKFPLHNLHLLPAKRNGFRLQSSVESETIEEKVEKSDSRRKLFVLNLPWSFSVVDIKNLFGECGSVADVEIIKQKDGKNRGFAFVTMSSGDEAQAAIEKFDSYEVSSRIIRVQFAKRFKRPSPTPSARPSRETVHKLYVSNLAWKVRSNSLREFISTSCNPLSVRVVFDNPSGRSAGYGFVSFSTKEEAESAISVLDGKELLGRPIRLKFSEKDANASESTETSSEELEKF